From the Hevea brasiliensis isolate MT/VB/25A 57/8 chromosome 15, ASM3005281v1, whole genome shotgun sequence genome, one window contains:
- the LOC131173973 gene encoding transcription factor bHLH123-like isoform X1: MADEFNTTTNWWDSSRNRFDSGSSSSSSGLNSLGSFAWPSEMVDVKGRSSIESASVSDSSVVFHDTQKLQQGQDSGADLHMMGLGLSSQAMDWNQALLRSDKTDSSLRSMLQENLNSSTSYQQETGIGSSQVQWRERMFSGESSMNEFKQMNRGFSLDQPQFSPHGSSCDSTVTCQGLQFQMDSTAIYGSPSTMLQGLLGSDNQPTQQSSFENRSMSYTYGANYGITSNELVPSWANKVPQFLRNSPPKQPPHQLHFSNNAPFWNASASSMTDVRPNFFPSLQPQFPTSNFEEKPKQNISEVRDSSTVVKKSGSEGATKRPRNETPSPMPAFKVRKEKMGDRITALQQLVSPFGKTDTASVLSEAIEYIKFLHEQVTVLSNPYMKSTGAPMHHQQNSDKSSKDPEGQKQDLRSRGLCLVPVSSTFPVTHETTVDFWTPTFGGTFR; encoded by the exons ATGGCGGATGAGTTCAACACAACCACAAACTGGTGGGATTCTTCTAGGAACAGGTTTGATAGcggctcttcttcttcatcttcaggGCTTAATAGCTTGGGCAGCTTTGCTTGGCCATCGGAAATGGTGGATGTCAAAGGAAGGTCTTCTATTGAGTCTGCCTCCGTCTCAGATAGTTCTGTAGTTTTTCATGATACCCAGAAGCTGCAACAAGGCCAAGATTCTGGTGCTGACTTGCATATGATGGGTTTAGGCCTCTCTTCCCAGGCCATGGATTGGAACCAAGCTTTACT TCGCAGTGATAAGACTGACAGCAGCCTCCGTTCGATGCTGCAAGAGAACTTGAATTCGAGCACAAGTTATCAGCAAGAAACTGGGATTGGATCATCTCAAGTTCAGTGGAGAGAGAGAATGTTTAGTGGGGAATCTTCCATGAATGAGTTTAAGCAAATGAACCGAGGTTTTTCTTTGGATCAACCGCAGTTTAGTCCTCATGGGAGCTCTTGTGATAGTACTGTGACATGTCAAGGCTTGCAGTTTCAAATGGATTCAACTGCTATCTATGGAAGCCCTTCAACGATGTTGCAAGGTCTTCTGGGATCTGATAATCAACCTACACAACAGTCTTCTTTCGAGAACCGATCGATGAGCTATACTTATGGGGCAAATTATGGGATTACTAGTAATGAATTGGTGCCTTCATGGGCTAATAAGGTGCCTCAGTTCTTGAGAAATTCACCTCCTAAACAGCCTCCCCACCAATTGCACTTCTCCAATAACGCCCCCTTCTGGAATGCATCTGCAAGTTCCATGACTGATGTTCGTCCAAACTTTTTCCCATCGTTACAACCACAATTTCCAACTTCAAATTTCGAAGAAAAACCAAAG cAGAATATATCTGAAGTACGGGATTCGAGTACAGTAGTAAAGAAAAGTGGGAGTGAGGGAGCAACAAAAAGGCCTCGAAATGAAACGCCATCGCCCATGCCAGCCTTTAAG GTGAGGAAAGAGAAGATGGGGGACAGAATCACTGCGCTCCAACAATTGGTTTCGCCTTTCGGAAag ACTGATACAGCCTCAGTGCTCTCTGAAGCTATTGAATACATCAAATTCCTCCATGAGCAAGTCACT GTACTTAGCAACCCATACATGAAAAGTACTGGAGCTCCCATGCACCACCAGCAG AATTCTGACAAGTCTAGCAAGGATCCAGAAGGACAAAAACAAGATCTTAGGAGCCGAGGGCTGTGTCTGGTACCGGTTTCGAGCACATTTCCGGTAACTCATGAGACAACAGTTGATTTTTGGACCCCTACATTCGGAGGAACATTCAGATAG
- the LOC131173973 gene encoding transcription factor bHLH123-like isoform X2, which translates to MADEFNTTTNWWDSSRNRFDSGSSSSSSGLNSLGSFAWPSEMVDVKGRSSIESASVSDSSVVFHDTQKLQQGQDSGADLHMMGLGLSSQAMDWNQALLRSDKTDSSLRSMLQENLNSSTSYQQETGIGSSQVQWRERMFSGESSMNEFKQMNRGFSLDQPQFSPHGSSCDSTVTCQGLQFQMDSTAIYGSPSTMLQGLLGSDNQPTQQSSFENRSMSYTYGANYGITSNELVPSWANKVPQFLRNSPPKQPPHQLHFSNNAPFWNASASSMTDVRPNFFPSLQPQFPTSNFEEKPKNISEVRDSSTVVKKSGSEGATKRPRNETPSPMPAFKVRKEKMGDRITALQQLVSPFGKTDTASVLSEAIEYIKFLHEQVTVLSNPYMKSTGAPMHHQQNSDKSSKDPEGQKQDLRSRGLCLVPVSSTFPVTHETTVDFWTPTFGGTFR; encoded by the exons ATGGCGGATGAGTTCAACACAACCACAAACTGGTGGGATTCTTCTAGGAACAGGTTTGATAGcggctcttcttcttcatcttcaggGCTTAATAGCTTGGGCAGCTTTGCTTGGCCATCGGAAATGGTGGATGTCAAAGGAAGGTCTTCTATTGAGTCTGCCTCCGTCTCAGATAGTTCTGTAGTTTTTCATGATACCCAGAAGCTGCAACAAGGCCAAGATTCTGGTGCTGACTTGCATATGATGGGTTTAGGCCTCTCTTCCCAGGCCATGGATTGGAACCAAGCTTTACT TCGCAGTGATAAGACTGACAGCAGCCTCCGTTCGATGCTGCAAGAGAACTTGAATTCGAGCACAAGTTATCAGCAAGAAACTGGGATTGGATCATCTCAAGTTCAGTGGAGAGAGAGAATGTTTAGTGGGGAATCTTCCATGAATGAGTTTAAGCAAATGAACCGAGGTTTTTCTTTGGATCAACCGCAGTTTAGTCCTCATGGGAGCTCTTGTGATAGTACTGTGACATGTCAAGGCTTGCAGTTTCAAATGGATTCAACTGCTATCTATGGAAGCCCTTCAACGATGTTGCAAGGTCTTCTGGGATCTGATAATCAACCTACACAACAGTCTTCTTTCGAGAACCGATCGATGAGCTATACTTATGGGGCAAATTATGGGATTACTAGTAATGAATTGGTGCCTTCATGGGCTAATAAGGTGCCTCAGTTCTTGAGAAATTCACCTCCTAAACAGCCTCCCCACCAATTGCACTTCTCCAATAACGCCCCCTTCTGGAATGCATCTGCAAGTTCCATGACTGATGTTCGTCCAAACTTTTTCCCATCGTTACAACCACAATTTCCAACTTCAAATTTCGAAGAAAAACCAAAG AATATATCTGAAGTACGGGATTCGAGTACAGTAGTAAAGAAAAGTGGGAGTGAGGGAGCAACAAAAAGGCCTCGAAATGAAACGCCATCGCCCATGCCAGCCTTTAAG GTGAGGAAAGAGAAGATGGGGGACAGAATCACTGCGCTCCAACAATTGGTTTCGCCTTTCGGAAag ACTGATACAGCCTCAGTGCTCTCTGAAGCTATTGAATACATCAAATTCCTCCATGAGCAAGTCACT GTACTTAGCAACCCATACATGAAAAGTACTGGAGCTCCCATGCACCACCAGCAG AATTCTGACAAGTCTAGCAAGGATCCAGAAGGACAAAAACAAGATCTTAGGAGCCGAGGGCTGTGTCTGGTACCGGTTTCGAGCACATTTCCGGTAACTCATGAGACAACAGTTGATTTTTGGACCCCTACATTCGGAGGAACATTCAGATAG